From a region of the Pseudomonadaceae bacterium SI-3 genome:
- a CDS encoding membrane-bound PQQ-dependent dehydrogenase, glucose/quinate/shikimate family (quinoprotein glucose dehydrogenase; catalyzes the formation of D-glucono-1,5-lactone from D-glucose and ubiquinone), which yields MAVVISAILCIILGLALAVGGWKVIALGGTWYFAILAVGFLLTGALLLARRRAALWVYSLVMLGALGWAIYEVGFDWWQLAPRASIIGPLGLWFLTPWIAQRLGWQHFGARAWGGSAIPLMIAVALWGATALHALTSDSSDIKGMLPPPLAAAPAAEVNTADNVPASDWHAYGRTQHGTRYSPLSQITPSNVERLEKVWYYHTGDMRRPSDPNETTYEVTPLKIDDSLFICTPHNFVIALDAETGEERWRFDPEVPDSTNRQHLTCRGLSYHTSETPVEGQACQQRLFMPTADARLIALDPETGKVCESFGENGAVNLWKNMPNVTEGFYYSTSPPVVANDLVIVGGAVNDNVSTTEPSGVIRAYDAITGELKWNWDPGNPEQTAPIAPGETYSESTPNSWSISSADEELGLVFVPMGNQVPDQWGGNRSENSERFSSSIVALDLETGQLRWVFQTVHHDLWDMDVPAQPSLVDIQTESGMVPALVQPTKQGDIYVLDRRTGEPVLPVREVPAPQGAAKGDYAAATQPVSALSYEPPKLQDSDLWGATFIDQMMCHIQFNSLRYEGRYTPPSTQGSLVYPGNFGVFNWGGVAVDPVRQMVFSAPSYLAFTSTLIPRENDEKAYVSDSEPHLNENFGAPFAVDLKPFVSPIGLPCTAPPWGYVAGADLRTGKTHWLRKNGTVRDRAPVPLPFEMGVPSLGGPVITAGGVAFLSSTLDYYVRAYDVTTGKQLWRARLPAGGQATPMTYQSRSGRQMVVVVAGGHGSLGTKAGDSVIAYALPR from the coding sequence GTGGCGGTCGTCATTAGTGCAATCCTGTGCATCATCCTGGGCCTGGCGCTTGCTGTCGGGGGTTGGAAAGTTATCGCGCTCGGCGGTACCTGGTATTTCGCAATCCTTGCAGTCGGCTTTCTGCTCACGGGCGCTTTGCTGTTAGCTCGGCGCCGTGCGGCGCTTTGGGTCTACTCGCTGGTAATGCTTGGCGCGCTGGGCTGGGCAATTTACGAGGTCGGCTTCGACTGGTGGCAATTGGCACCGCGCGCCAGCATTATTGGCCCGCTTGGGCTGTGGTTCCTGACGCCCTGGATTGCCCAGCGACTGGGTTGGCAACACTTCGGTGCGCGCGCCTGGGGCGGTAGCGCTATCCCGCTGATGATCGCGGTGGCGCTATGGGGCGCGACGGCTCTGCACGCGTTGACCTCCGACAGCAGTGACATCAAGGGCATGCTGCCGCCGCCTTTGGCTGCTGCGCCAGCGGCCGAGGTGAACACCGCTGATAACGTGCCAGCCAGCGATTGGCATGCATACGGTCGCACCCAGCACGGCACGCGCTACTCACCGCTCTCGCAAATCACGCCAAGCAACGTCGAGCGGCTAGAAAAGGTCTGGTATTACCACACCGGCGATATGCGACGTCCAAGCGATCCCAACGAGACCACTTACGAAGTCACGCCGCTGAAGATCGATGACAGCCTGTTCATCTGCACGCCGCACAACTTCGTGATCGCGTTGGATGCCGAGACCGGGGAAGAGCGCTGGCGCTTCGATCCGGAGGTTCCGGATTCGACCAATCGGCAGCATCTGACGTGTCGCGGTCTGTCCTATCACACCAGCGAGACCCCCGTGGAGGGACAGGCCTGCCAGCAGCGCCTGTTCATGCCCACAGCGGATGCGCGCCTGATCGCATTGGACCCCGAGACCGGCAAGGTCTGCGAATCATTTGGCGAAAACGGCGCGGTGAATTTGTGGAAGAACATGCCGAACGTCACGGAGGGTTTCTACTATTCCACCTCGCCACCGGTTGTGGCTAATGACCTGGTTATTGTCGGCGGGGCGGTCAACGACAATGTCTCGACCACCGAGCCATCTGGCGTCATCCGGGCGTATGACGCAATCACTGGCGAACTGAAGTGGAACTGGGACCCGGGCAATCCGGAACAGACCGCACCTATCGCGCCGGGCGAAACCTACAGCGAGAGCACGCCGAACAGCTGGAGCATTTCCAGCGCCGACGAGGAGCTGGGGCTGGTGTTCGTGCCGATGGGTAATCAGGTTCCGGATCAGTGGGGCGGCAACCGCAGCGAGAACAGTGAGCGATTCTCGTCTTCCATCGTCGCGCTGGATCTGGAAACAGGGCAGCTGCGCTGGGTATTTCAGACCGTGCACCATGATCTCTGGGACATGGATGTGCCGGCGCAGCCAAGTCTTGTCGACATCCAGACCGAGTCGGGCATGGTCCCCGCACTCGTTCAGCCGACCAAACAGGGCGACATCTATGTATTGGATCGCCGCACGGGCGAGCCAGTGCTGCCGGTGCGCGAGGTGCCCGCGCCGCAAGGTGCCGCGAAGGGCGATTATGCTGCGGCTACGCAACCTGTGTCGGCACTGTCGTACGAGCCGCCGAAGCTGCAGGATTCCGATTTGTGGGGCGCGACCTTCATTGATCAGATGATGTGTCACATCCAGTTCAATTCGTTGCGTTACGAAGGGCGTTACACGCCGCCTTCGACCCAGGGTTCGCTGGTCTACCCTGGCAATTTCGGGGTGTTCAACTGGGGTGGGGTAGCTGTCGATCCGGTCCGGCAGATGGTGTTTAGCGCACCGTCCTATTTGGCTTTCACCTCAACGTTGATTCCGCGCGAGAACGATGAGAAGGCTTACGTCTCCGACAGCGAACCGCACCTGAACGAAAACTTCGGCGCGCCGTTTGCGGTGGACCTGAAGCCGTTCGTGTCGCCGATCGGTCTGCCGTGCACTGCGCCGCCATGGGGTTACGTGGCGGGCGCCGACCTGCGCACGGGTAAAACCCATTGGCTGCGCAAGAACGGTACGGTGCGTGACCGGGCACCGGTGCCGCTGCCTTTCGAAATGGGTGTGCCGAGTCTGGGCGGGCCGGTGATCACTGCGGGCGGGGTGGCGTTCCTCTCCAGTACGCTGGATTACTACGTGCGCGCCTATGACGTCACCACCGGTAAGCAGCTTTGGCGGGCACGGTTGCCAGCGGGCGGCCAGGCGACGCCGATGACCTATCAGAGCCGTTCGGGGCGCCAGATGGTCGTGGTCGTTGCCGGCGGTCACGGGTCGCTCGGCACCAAGGCCGGGGATTCGGTCATCGCCTACGCACTGCCGCGATAA
- a CDS encoding GntR family transcriptional regulator, giving the protein MAAIGRFNSLQIVKHTGFGLYLDGGPDGEILLPNRYIPKNTPTEVDDWLNVFIYLDSEDKLIATTEKPKVQVGEFASLKVAEINRIGLFLDWGLPKDLLLPHSEEKRPLNEGDYCVVHVYLDKHTRRITATARLDRYLDKTPARYKVGEAVDLLVVEPTDLGHKAIINGKHWGLIHKNEAFKFLRGGIREKGYIKEVRADGKISLSLQPVGSEAADALQALILQKLQENQGSLPVSDKTAADEIARLFGVSKGNFKKAIGGLYKQGRIAIHPDRIELA; this is encoded by the coding sequence ATGGCCGCAATCGGGCGCTTCAACAGCCTGCAAATCGTCAAGCACACCGGTTTCGGCCTTTATCTGGATGGCGGTCCGGATGGCGAAATCCTGCTGCCCAACCGCTACATTCCGAAAAACACGCCGACGGAGGTCGATGACTGGCTGAACGTCTTCATTTACCTCGACAGTGAAGACAAGCTCATCGCGACCACCGAGAAACCCAAGGTGCAAGTCGGGGAATTCGCTAGCCTCAAGGTCGCCGAGATCAACCGGATCGGGCTGTTTCTCGACTGGGGGCTGCCCAAGGATCTGCTGCTGCCTCACTCTGAAGAAAAGCGGCCGCTCAACGAGGGCGATTATTGTGTCGTTCACGTCTACCTCGACAAGCACACCCGTCGCATCACTGCCACTGCGCGGTTAGACCGTTACCTGGACAAGACGCCCGCGCGTTACAAGGTTGGCGAAGCCGTTGACCTGTTGGTGGTGGAGCCCACCGACCTCGGGCACAAGGCGATCATCAACGGCAAACACTGGGGCCTGATCCACAAGAACGAGGCCTTCAAGTTCCTGCGTGGCGGCATCCGCGAGAAGGGCTACATCAAGGAAGTTCGCGCGGACGGCAAGATCAGCCTGAGCCTTCAGCCGGTGGGCAGCGAGGCGGCTGATGCATTGCAGGCGCTGATTCTGCAGAAGCTGCAGGAAAACCAGGGCAGCCTGCCGGTCAGCGACAAGACCGCCGCAGACGAAATCGCACGCCTGTTCGGCGTCAGCAAGGGCAACTTCAAGAAAGCCATCGGCGGCCTGTACAAACAGGGGCGCATCGCTATCCATCCTGATCGTATCGAGCTCGCCTGA
- a CDS encoding capsular biosynthesis protein translates to MRIPNMFKLFSLLLMLAFSAGAAAAQYQLGSGDVIRINVHGEPDLTFEEIRLTDAGTFTFPFIGEVDANGKTPGEVRNILVEKLKDGYLIDPRVSVSVANYREFYIAGEVKLPGGYPFQPGLTLDRAIALAGGLTERASTKRMTIVRGSQGSREEEKATMNTLVRPGDTINIDEGFF, encoded by the coding sequence ATGCGCATCCCGAACATGTTCAAACTCTTTTCACTGCTGCTGATGCTGGCGTTCAGCGCCGGTGCCGCCGCTGCGCAATACCAGTTGGGCTCGGGGGACGTCATTCGCATCAATGTGCATGGTGAGCCGGACCTGACCTTCGAAGAGATTCGCCTGACAGACGCTGGCACTTTCACCTTTCCCTTCATTGGTGAGGTGGACGCCAACGGCAAAACCCCAGGTGAAGTGCGCAACATCCTGGTCGAGAAGCTGAAGGATGGCTATCTGATCGATCCGCGCGTATCGGTATCGGTTGCCAACTACCGCGAGTTCTACATCGCCGGTGAGGTAAAGCTTCCAGGCGGCTATCCGTTCCAGCCCGGCCTGACGCTTGACCGCGCCATTGCGCTTGCTGGCGGGCTGACCGAGCGTGCTTCGACCAAACGCATGACTATCGTGCGCGGCTCGCAAGGCAGCCGCGAGGAAGAGAAAGCCACCATGAACACCCTGGTTCGCCCTGGCGACACGATCAACATCGATGAAGGATTCTTCTGA
- a CDS encoding lipopolysaccharide biosynthesis protein, translating to MNSPVRPDRPWQRPAGPAADSDFIDLKKIWHAVWSRKWGIILLVAVVAVLTVFLLSRMTPIYKAVATVLIESKGTPVLSFQPAADTPVELSEYLQTQLSLMQSRGVAERVVRDLNLTEHPEFDLRQQPGPLVDVGALIDMVTGEEPEPITEAQVMDYATQQFMERTSVWVEGKSQLVYLSVSMADNLTAAQATNRLAQAYIEAQLEAKVDMSMTAASWMNERLVSLRENLQASEDRLQAYLDAEGLVDLDGVGTISANELSLTGDRMIDARRQRAEAESQYRQVESMRSQGWERLASVPAVLGHPLIQQFKADQAHARSRVEDLSRRYGNRHPAMVSARSDLNAATASLKQQVEQVVASIERNYQLAVANENSLKASFDENKGRIQDISRKEFKVRDLQREVESDRALYDTFMTRLQETTATSDLSSTNARVVDAAIPPTEASAPNKKLILVVALFLALVLGIAQAIIREILDNTFKSSEEVESKLGLPVMGIVPQVPRKLRKEVSHLFERSGDKRFCEAVRTIRTNLLLTEASQPRQVLVITSTAPGEGKSSVSANLAFAMGQLHRVLLIDADLRRATLDKAFDFKPGTPGLVNLIGGNAKLEDCIHTVGNVDMIAAGAVPSNPLELLSSPRFAKLLEVVKGRYDRIIIDSPPSQAVSDAAVLSTLADAVIYVVKSDSTLIPHVQKGVSQLQNSNAPVTGVVLNYVDIEKAKKNGQFRGYYDHYGYSEPQTV from the coding sequence ATGAATAGCCCAGTTCGCCCGGATCGACCATGGCAGCGCCCCGCTGGGCCTGCGGCTGATAGTGACTTCATAGATCTGAAAAAAATCTGGCATGCAGTCTGGTCGCGCAAGTGGGGGATCATCCTGCTCGTGGCGGTCGTCGCGGTGCTGACCGTTTTCCTGCTGTCGCGCATGACGCCGATCTACAAGGCTGTCGCCACGGTCCTAATCGAGAGCAAGGGCACGCCAGTGTTGTCGTTCCAGCCGGCAGCCGATACCCCGGTTGAGCTCAGCGAGTATCTGCAGACACAGCTCAGCCTGATGCAGAGCCGTGGCGTTGCCGAGCGCGTCGTCCGTGATCTGAATCTGACCGAACACCCCGAGTTCGATCTGCGACAGCAGCCGGGCCCGCTGGTCGATGTTGGCGCTCTGATCGATATGGTCACAGGCGAAGAGCCAGAGCCGATCACCGAAGCGCAGGTCATGGATTACGCCACCCAGCAGTTTATGGAGCGTACTTCAGTCTGGGTCGAGGGCAAGAGTCAGCTGGTTTATCTGTCGGTATCCATGGCGGATAACCTGACTGCCGCACAGGCCACCAACCGATTGGCGCAGGCCTATATCGAAGCGCAGCTGGAAGCGAAGGTCGACATGTCGATGACCGCTGCCAGCTGGATGAATGAACGCCTGGTTTCGTTGCGTGAGAACCTGCAGGCTTCGGAAGATCGCCTTCAGGCATATCTCGATGCGGAAGGGCTGGTCGACCTCGATGGTGTAGGCACCATCAGTGCCAACGAGCTGTCGCTTACTGGTGATCGCATGATCGATGCGCGCCGTCAGCGTGCTGAAGCCGAAAGCCAGTACCGCCAGGTCGAGTCCATGCGCAGCCAGGGCTGGGAGCGTCTGGCCAGCGTGCCGGCCGTTCTGGGTCATCCGCTGATCCAGCAATTCAAAGCTGACCAGGCCCATGCCCGTTCGCGTGTCGAAGATCTTTCGCGTCGCTACGGCAACCGCCACCCGGCGATGGTTTCTGCTCGGTCGGACCTCAATGCTGCCACCGCCAGCCTGAAACAGCAGGTCGAGCAGGTCGTCGCCAGCATCGAGCGTAACTATCAGCTGGCCGTCGCCAATGAGAACTCCTTGAAGGCCTCCTTCGACGAGAACAAGGGCCGGATTCAGGATATCTCCCGCAAAGAGTTCAAGGTGCGTGACCTGCAGCGTGAGGTCGAAAGCGATCGTGCGCTCTACGACACCTTCATGACCCGCCTGCAGGAAACCACCGCGACCTCGGATCTCAGCTCTACCAATGCTCGGGTAGTCGATGCCGCCATCCCGCCAACCGAGGCCAGTGCGCCAAACAAGAAGCTGATCTTGGTGGTGGCGTTGTTCCTGGCACTGGTGCTGGGTATCGCCCAGGCGATCATCCGCGAAATTCTCGACAACACCTTCAAGAGCTCCGAAGAAGTCGAGTCCAAGCTGGGTCTGCCTGTCATGGGTATCGTCCCGCAGGTGCCGCGCAAGCTGCGCAAGGAAGTCAGCCACCTGTTCGAACGCAGCGGTGACAAGCGCTTCTGCGAAGCGGTACGGACTATCCGCACCAACCTGCTGCTGACCGAGGCAAGCCAGCCTCGTCAGGTGCTGGTGATCACCTCGACCGCACCGGGCGAAGGTAAGAGTTCGGTATCGGCCAACCTCGCATTCGCCATGGGCCAGCTGCATCGCGTGCTGTTGATCGACGCCGACTTGCGTCGCGCGACGCTCGACAAGGCGTTCGATTTCAAGCCGGGCACGCCTGGCCTGGTCAACCTGATCGGTGGCAATGCCAAGCTCGAAGATTGCATCCATACGGTCGGCAATGTGGACATGATCGCCGCCGGTGCGGTGCCATCCAATCCGCTGGAACTGCTGTCTTCGCCGCGCTTCGCCAAACTGCTTGAAGTGGTCAAAGGCCGTTACGACCGCATCATTATCGATTCGCCGCCGAGCCAGGCGGTCAGTGATGCGGCTGTTCTGTCCACGCTCGCTGATGCGGTGATCTACGTCGTCAAGTCCGATAGCACGCTGATCCCACATGTGCAGAAAGGGGTGAGCCAGCTGCAGAACAGCAATGCGCCGGTCACCGGCGTGGTACTCAACTACGTCGATATCGAGAAAGCCAAGAAGAACGGTCAGTTCCGTGGCTACTACGACCATTACGGATACAGCGAGCCACAAACGGTCTGA